In Zingiber officinale cultivar Zhangliang chromosome 1A, Zo_v1.1, whole genome shotgun sequence, the DNA window TAATATCCTTAtaatttgcataattttgtacatCTCCTTTGTTTTTAGATAGGGGACACTAGAGGATTTATTATCCATAGATCAACtctctaatattttttttgttttcaatatcaaATTGAATGACTtcgtaagtcattcaatacacTACTTCCCTCCGCACTTTCAtatctctatcggaatatcatctggaattgatagaatgaaaaaaaaaaaagaaaattacgAACAGCCCATAGGTAAATACTCAAGTGTTGGAAAGTGCACAGCTGATTTCCTCATTCACAAATTGTAAGACTGACAATTGACAACACGTGAAACTTGTTTATTTTGaattgggtagtggatgatagcAAATTTCCATTGATATATTGTATTACACAATTTCCTGGAGTGAAGATTGAAGTGGGAAGGTGATCCATCTCAAATTTCTTGAAGTTCTGAAAAATTGTTTGTCAACAGTATGACTATTTGGCACGTGTATTAAATAGTCTAATTGCAAATGATATTATTCCATTTAGGCTGTTCATTATTGTAGCATGACATTTGTGATGCACTGTTATAATCCTCAGTAGTCTCATTCTTCGCTTTATCTATCATGAATGCATTGATATCACTCAACTTTGAACTCCTGTTTCAGTAAAACTGAATGCAAATTGCGTTGTGGTTGGCACTCTTCGTGGGTTCGACCAATTTATGAACCTTGTCATCGAAAACACAGTGGAGATGAATGGCAATGAGAAGAATGACATTGGCATGGTGGT includes these proteins:
- the LOC122038328 gene encoding probable small nuclear ribonucleoprotein G, which gives rise to MSRSGQPPDLKKYMDKKLQIKLNANCVVVGTLRGFDQFMNLVIENTVEMNGNEKNDIGMVVIRGNSVVMIEALEPVART